One window from the genome of Corvus moneduloides isolate bCorMon1 chromosome 9, bCorMon1.pri, whole genome shotgun sequence encodes:
- the LRRC8C gene encoding volume-regulated anion channel subunit LRRC8C, producing the protein MIPVTEFRQFSEQQPAFRVLKPWWDVFTDYLSVAMLMIGVFGCTLQVMQDKIICLPKRVQPCQNQSNSSNAFNTIPDTTPLPPPKPSTPPATVEMKGLKTDLDLQQYSFINQVCYERALHWYAKYFPYLVLIHTLVFMLCSNFWFKFPGSSSKIEHFISILGKCFDSPWTTRALSEVSGEDSEEKDNRKNNISKSNTSQPSTEGTLVKTQSLKSIPEKLVVDKGTPGALDKKEGEQAKALFEKVKKFRLHVEEGDILYVMYVRQTVLKVIKFLIIIAYNTALVSEVNFTVVCNVDIEDMTGYKNFCCNHTMAHLFSKLSYCYLCFVSIYGLTCLYTLYWLFYRSLKEYSFEYVRQETGIDDIPDVKNDFAFMLHMIDQYDPLYSKRFAVFLSEVSENKLKQLNLNNEWTADKLRQRLQTNSHSHLELQLFMLSGLPDTVFEITELQSLKLEIINNVMIPATIAQLDNLQELSLHQCSVKIHGAALAFLKENLKILSVKFDDIRELPHWMYGLRNLEELYLIGSLSHDISKNITLESFRELKSLKVLHIKSNLSKIPQSAVDVSSHLQKLCIHNDGTKLVMLNNLKKMVNLTQLELVHCDLERIPHAVFSLLSLQELDLKENNLKSIEEIVSFQHLRKLTILKLWYNSITYIPEHIKKLTSLERLSFSHNKIEVLPSHLFLCNKIRYLDLSYNDIRFIPPEIGVLQSLQYFSITCNKVESVPDELYFCKKLKTLKIGKNNLSVLSPKIGNLTLLSYLDIKGNHFEILPPELGECRALKRTGFTVEDNLFETLPSDVREQMKAE; encoded by the coding sequence GTCATGCAAGACAAGATAATATGCCTTCCAAAGCGCGTCCAGCCTTGCCAGAACCAATCTAATAGTTCAAATGCGTTTAACACAATCCCTGATACCACTCCCCTTCCACCACCGAAGCCATCCACCCCTCCAGCTACAGTTGAAATGAAAGGACTCAAGACTGATTTGGACCTTCAGCAATACAGCTTTATAAATCAGGTGTGCTATGAACGGGCCCTGCACTGGTATGCCAAGTACTTCCCTTACCTTGTCCTTATACACACACTGGTCTTCATGCTGTGTAGTAACTTTTGGTTCAAATTCCCTGGATCAAGCTCCAAAATTGAACACTTCATTTCAATACTTGGCAAATGTTTTGATTCTCCCTGGACAACAAGAGCTTTATCTGAAGTATCAGGGGAAGACTCTGAAGAGAAGGATAACAGGAAGAACAACATCAGCAAGTCTAATACTAGTCAGCCAAGCACTGAAGGCACTTTGGTCAAGACGCAGTCTTTAAAATCAATCCCTGAGAAGTTAGTTGTGGATAAGGGAACACCTGGGGCATTAGATAAAAAAGAAGGTGAACAGGCCAAAGCACTGTTTGAAAAGGTGAAGAAATTTCGACTGCATGTTGAGGAGGGTGATATACTCTATGTCATGTATGTTCGCCAGACTGTGCTTAAGGTAATTAAATTCCTTATTATTATTGCTTACAACACAGCACTTGTCTCAGAAGTTAATTTTACAGTAGTCTGTAACGTTGATATTGAAGACATGACAGGATACAAGAATTTTTGCTGTAATCACACAATGGCACATCTGTTCTCTAAGCTTTCTTACTGCTACCTGTGCTTTGTAAGCATCTATGGCCTGACTTGCCTTTATACACTGTACTGGTTGTTCTACCGTTCACTGAAAGAATATTCTTTTGAGTATGTTCGGCAAGAGACAGGAATTGATGATATCCCAGATGTCAAGAATGACTTTGCTTTTATGCTTCATATGATTGATCAGTATGATCCTCTCTACTCCAAGCgctttgctgtttttctgtctgaagtCAGTGAAAATAAGCTGAAACAGCTGAACCTAAACAATGAGTGGACTGCAGATAAACTGCGACAGAGGCTACAGACAAACTCCCACAGCCATTTGGAGCTACAGCTTTTCATGCTTTCTGGACTACCAGATACAGTATTTGAAATTACTGAGCTGCAGTctttaaaacttgaaataattaataatgTAATGATACCAGCAACCATTGCACAGTTGGATAATCTCCAGGAGCTCTCATTGCACCAGTGCTCTGTGAAGATCCACGGTGCCGCCTTGGCTTTTCTGAAGGAGAATCTCAAGATCTTGAGCGTCAAGTTTGATGACATCAGAGAACTTCCACACTGGATGTATGGCCTCAGAAATTTGGAAGAGCTTTATTTAATTGGCTCCCTAAGTCACGATATTTCTAAAAACATTACACTGGAGTCTTTTAGGGAGCTTAAAAGCCTGAAAGTTCTTCACATAAAAAGTAATTTGTCCAAAATCCCACAATCTGCAGTCGATGTTTCAAGTCACCTGCAAAAACTGTGTATCCATAATGATGGCACTAAGTTAGTGATGCTCAACAACCTGAAGAAGATGGTCAACCTGACACAGCTGGAATTGGTTCATTGTGATTTAGAGCGCATACCTCATGCAGTCTTCAGCCTTCTCAGTCTTCAGGAATTGGATCTAAAGGAAAATAACCTCAAATCCATTGAAGAAATAGTAAGTTTTCAACATCTGCGAAAATTGACAATTCTAAAGCTGTGGTACAACAGTATAACCTACATCCCAGAGCATATAAAGAAACTCACCAGTCTAGAGCGGCTTTCCTTCAGCCATAACAAAATAGAGGTTCTTCCGTCCCACCTATTCCTATGCAACAAAATCAGATACTTGGATTTGTCTTACAATGACATTCGCTTTATCCCGCCTGAAATCGGAGTTCTGCAGAGTTTACAATACTTTTCCATTACTTGCAACAAAGTCGAGAGCGTGCCAGATGAACTATACTTTTGCAAAAAACTTAAGACTctgaaaattgggaaaaataaCTTGTCAGTCCTTTCACCTAAAATTGGTAATTTGACATTGCTCTCCTACTTGGATATTAAAGGCAATCATTTTGAAATCCTTCCACCTGAGCTCGGTGAGTGTAGAGCTCTGAAGAGGACTGGTTTTACTGTAGAGGACAACTTGTTTGAAACTTTGCCTTCTGATGTCAGGGAGCAAATGAAAGCTGAATAA